Proteins co-encoded in one Balearica regulorum gibbericeps isolate bBalReg1 chromosome 16, bBalReg1.pri, whole genome shotgun sequence genomic window:
- the STAU1 gene encoding double-stranded RNA-binding protein Staufen homolog 1 isoform X3, whose translation MSQVQIQNPSAALAGSQILNKNPSLSQPLSIPSTTSSLPSENAGRPIQNSALPSASVTSTNAAAAPSNMANPKEKTPMCLVNELARFNKIQPEYKLLSEQGPAHSKVFTVQLTLGDQHWEAEGTSIKKAQHAAAAKALEGTKFPKPTARPSRSEGKNPDSVTPTVELNALCMKLGKKPMYKPIDPYTGMRSTYNYTMRGGTYPPRYFYPFPVGPLLYQVELSIGGQQFHGKGRTRQAAKHDAAAKALKVLQNEPLPEKPEVNGKEPDDENLNKSEISQVFEIALKRNLPVNFEFFPLKQVTKESGPPHMKSFVTKVSVGEFMGEGEGKSKKISKKNAAIAVLEELKKLPPLPTVEKMKPRIKKKTKSIVKLQTSPEYGQGMNPISRLAQIQQAKKEKEPEYMLITERGLPRRREFVMQVKVGVHTAEGMGTNKKVAKRNAAENMLELLGFKIPQPQPPKPALKTEEKTPVKKPGDGRKVTFFEPGSEETSTSNKEDEFRMPYLSHQQLPAGILPMVPEVAQAVGANQGHHTKEFNRAAPNPAKATVTAMIARELLYGGTSPTAETILKNNNSSGHVPHGPLTRPSEQLDYLSNVQGIQVEYKDFPKNNKNEFVSLINCSSQPPLISHGIGKDVESCHDMAALNILKLLSELDQQTTEMPRTGNGPMSVNGK comes from the exons ATGTCTCAAGTTCAAATTCAGAATCCTTCTGCTGCCCTTGCAGGGAGCCAAATATTGAATAAAAACCCATCTCTTTCACAGCCTTTGAGTATTCCTTCCACTACTAGTTCTTTGCCCTCTGAAAATGCAGGTAGACCTATCCAAAACTCTGCTTTACCCTCTGCATCAGTCACATCCACCAATGCAGCTGCAG CTCCTTCAAACATGGCAAACCCCAAAGAGAAAACCCCGATGTGTCTTGTGAATGAGTTAGCCCGTTTCAACAAGATTCAGCCTGAGTATAAGCTGTTGAGTGAGCAAGGTCCAGCTCATTCTAAG GTGTTTACAGTGCAACTGACTCTTGGGGACCAACACTGGGAAGCTGAAGGAACTAGTATTAAAAAAGCGCAACATGCAGCAGCTGCCAAAGCTCTGGAAGGGACAAAATTCCCTAAGCCTACGGCTCGTCCATCTCGTAGTGAAGGCAAGAATCCAG aCAGTGTAACCCCCACAGTGGAGTTAAATGCACTTTGCATGAAGCTGGGGAAGAAACCTATGTACAAACCTATCGATCCTTATACAGGGATGAGATCCACTTACAACTATACTATGAGAGGTGGTACTTATCCTCCACG GTACTTTTACCCATTTCCTGTTGGGCCCTTACTTTATCAAGTTGAGCTTTCAATTGGAGGGCAGCAGTTTcatgggaaaggaagaacaagaCAAGCTGCTAAGCATGATGCAGCTGCTAAAGCACTGAAAGTTCTGCAGAATGAGCCCTTGCCTGAGAAACCAGAG GTTAACGGAAAAGAACCAGATGATGAAAATCtcaataaatctgaaataagcCAAGTTTTTGAGATTGCACTTAAAAGGAACTTGCCTGTGAATTTTGAg TTTTTCCCTCTGAAACAGGTGACCAAGGAAAGTGGTCCTCCTCACATGAAGAGCTTTGTAACCAAGGTGTCAGTTGGAGAATTCATGGGTGAAGGTGAAGGAAAGAGCAAgaagatttcaaagaaaaatgccgCAATAGCAGTCctagaagaactgaaaaaactGCCACCCCTTCCTACAGTTGAGAAAATGAAGCCAcgaatcaaaaagaaaacaaaatcaatagtGAAG CTGCAAACAAGTCCAGAATATGGTCAAGGAATGAATCCCATTAGCAGACTTGCCCAGATACAGCAGGCCAAGAAAGAGAAGGAACCAGAGTACATGCTCATCACAGAACGTGGTCTTCCAAGGCGCAGGGAGTTTGTTATGCAG GTGAAAGTTGGTGTACACACAGCTGAAGGAATGGGCACGAACAAAAAAGTTGCTAAACGCAATGCAGCTGAAAATATGTTGGAACTTTTAGGTTTCAAAATCCCTCAACCTCAACCTCCAAAGCCAGCATTAAAGACAGAAGAGAAG ACACCAGTGAAGAAACCAGGTGACGGAAGAAAAGTAACCTTCTTTGAGCCGGGCTCTGAAGAGACTTCAACTA GTAATAAAGAAGATGAGTTTAGGATGCCTTATCTCAGCCATCAGCAGCTTCCTGCTGGAATCCTTCCCATGGTCCCTGAGGTTGCACAAGCTGTAGGAGCCAATCAAGGACACCACACCAAAGAGTTCAACAGGGCAGCCCCAAACCCTGCCAAGGCTACAGTAACAGCAATGATTGCTAGAGAGCTATTGTATGGTGGCACTTCTCCTACTGCTGAGACCATATTAAAGAATAACAACTCATCAGGCCACGTACCCCACGGACCACTTACTAGGCCCTCGGAGCAGCTGGACTACCTTTCCAATGTTCAAGGAATCCAG gttgAATATAAAGACTTTCCAAAAAATAACAAGAACGAGTTTGTATCTCTTATAAACTGTTCCTCTCAGCCACCACTGATCAGCCATGGGATTGGAAAGGATGTAGAATCTTGCCACGATATG GCTGcattgaatattttaaagttgcTGTCTGAGTTGGACCAACAAACCACAGAGATGCCAAGAACAGGAAATGGACCAATGTCTGT AAATGGAAAGTGA
- the STAU1 gene encoding double-stranded RNA-binding protein Staufen homolog 1 isoform X1, which translates to MSQVQIQNPSAALAGSQILNKNPSLSQPLSIPSTTSSLPSENAGRPIQNSALPSASVTSTNAAAAPSNMANPKEKTPMCLVNELARFNKIQPEYKLLSEQGPAHSKVFTVQLTLGDQHWEAEGTSIKKAQHAAAAKALEGTKFPKPTARPSRSEGKNPDSVTPTVELNALCMKLGKKPMYKPIDPYTGMRSTYNYTMRGGTYPPRYFYPFPVGPLLYQVELSIGGQQFHGKGRTRQAAKHDAAAKALKVLQNEPLPEKPEVNGKEPDDENLNKSEISQVFEIALKRNLPVNFEFFPLKQVTKESGPPHMKSFVTKVSVGEFMGEGEGKSKKISKKNAAIAVLEELKKLPPLPTVEKMKPRIKKKTKSIVKLQTSPEYGQGMNPISRLAQIQQAKKEKEPEYMLITERGLPRRREFVMQVKVGVHTAEGMGTNKKVAKRNAAENMLELLGFKIPQPQPPKPALKTEEKTPVKKPGDGRKVTFFEPGSEETSTSNKEDEFRMPYLSHQQLPAGILPMVPEVAQAVGANQGHHTKEFNRAAPNPAKATVTAMIARELLYGGTSPTAETILKNNNSSGHVPHGPLTRPSEQLDYLSNVQGIQVEYKDFPKNNKNEFVSLINCSSQPPLISHGIGKDVESCHDMAALNILKLLSELDQQTTEMPRTGNGPMSVCVKQEMESDPLLKPANSNTLGQTLDSTA; encoded by the exons ATGTCTCAAGTTCAAATTCAGAATCCTTCTGCTGCCCTTGCAGGGAGCCAAATATTGAATAAAAACCCATCTCTTTCACAGCCTTTGAGTATTCCTTCCACTACTAGTTCTTTGCCCTCTGAAAATGCAGGTAGACCTATCCAAAACTCTGCTTTACCCTCTGCATCAGTCACATCCACCAATGCAGCTGCAG CTCCTTCAAACATGGCAAACCCCAAAGAGAAAACCCCGATGTGTCTTGTGAATGAGTTAGCCCGTTTCAACAAGATTCAGCCTGAGTATAAGCTGTTGAGTGAGCAAGGTCCAGCTCATTCTAAG GTGTTTACAGTGCAACTGACTCTTGGGGACCAACACTGGGAAGCTGAAGGAACTAGTATTAAAAAAGCGCAACATGCAGCAGCTGCCAAAGCTCTGGAAGGGACAAAATTCCCTAAGCCTACGGCTCGTCCATCTCGTAGTGAAGGCAAGAATCCAG aCAGTGTAACCCCCACAGTGGAGTTAAATGCACTTTGCATGAAGCTGGGGAAGAAACCTATGTACAAACCTATCGATCCTTATACAGGGATGAGATCCACTTACAACTATACTATGAGAGGTGGTACTTATCCTCCACG GTACTTTTACCCATTTCCTGTTGGGCCCTTACTTTATCAAGTTGAGCTTTCAATTGGAGGGCAGCAGTTTcatgggaaaggaagaacaagaCAAGCTGCTAAGCATGATGCAGCTGCTAAAGCACTGAAAGTTCTGCAGAATGAGCCCTTGCCTGAGAAACCAGAG GTTAACGGAAAAGAACCAGATGATGAAAATCtcaataaatctgaaataagcCAAGTTTTTGAGATTGCACTTAAAAGGAACTTGCCTGTGAATTTTGAg TTTTTCCCTCTGAAACAGGTGACCAAGGAAAGTGGTCCTCCTCACATGAAGAGCTTTGTAACCAAGGTGTCAGTTGGAGAATTCATGGGTGAAGGTGAAGGAAAGAGCAAgaagatttcaaagaaaaatgccgCAATAGCAGTCctagaagaactgaaaaaactGCCACCCCTTCCTACAGTTGAGAAAATGAAGCCAcgaatcaaaaagaaaacaaaatcaatagtGAAG CTGCAAACAAGTCCAGAATATGGTCAAGGAATGAATCCCATTAGCAGACTTGCCCAGATACAGCAGGCCAAGAAAGAGAAGGAACCAGAGTACATGCTCATCACAGAACGTGGTCTTCCAAGGCGCAGGGAGTTTGTTATGCAG GTGAAAGTTGGTGTACACACAGCTGAAGGAATGGGCACGAACAAAAAAGTTGCTAAACGCAATGCAGCTGAAAATATGTTGGAACTTTTAGGTTTCAAAATCCCTCAACCTCAACCTCCAAAGCCAGCATTAAAGACAGAAGAGAAG ACACCAGTGAAGAAACCAGGTGACGGAAGAAAAGTAACCTTCTTTGAGCCGGGCTCTGAAGAGACTTCAACTA GTAATAAAGAAGATGAGTTTAGGATGCCTTATCTCAGCCATCAGCAGCTTCCTGCTGGAATCCTTCCCATGGTCCCTGAGGTTGCACAAGCTGTAGGAGCCAATCAAGGACACCACACCAAAGAGTTCAACAGGGCAGCCCCAAACCCTGCCAAGGCTACAGTAACAGCAATGATTGCTAGAGAGCTATTGTATGGTGGCACTTCTCCTACTGCTGAGACCATATTAAAGAATAACAACTCATCAGGCCACGTACCCCACGGACCACTTACTAGGCCCTCGGAGCAGCTGGACTACCTTTCCAATGTTCAAGGAATCCAG gttgAATATAAAGACTTTCCAAAAAATAACAAGAACGAGTTTGTATCTCTTATAAACTGTTCCTCTCAGCCACCACTGATCAGCCATGGGATTGGAAAGGATGTAGAATCTTGCCACGATATG GCTGcattgaatattttaaagttgcTGTCTGAGTTGGACCAACAAACCACAGAGATGCCAAGAACAGGAAATGGACCAATGTCTGT ATGTGTGAAACAAGAAATGGAAAGTGACCCTCTTCTCAAACCGGCTAACTCAAACACTTTGGGACAAACACTGGACAGCACTGCCTAA
- the STAU1 gene encoding double-stranded RNA-binding protein Staufen homolog 1 isoform X5, whose protein sequence is MSQVQIQNPSAALAGSQILNKNPSLSQPLSIPSTTSSLPSENAGRPIQNSALPSASVTSTNAAAAPSNMANPKEKTPMCLVNELARFNKIQPEYKLLSEQGPAHSKVFTVQLTLGDQHWEAEGTSIKKAQHAAAAKALEGTKFPKPTARPSRSEGKNPDSVTPTVELNALCMKLGKKPMYKPIDPYTGMRSTYNYTMRGGTYPPRYFYPFPVGPLLYQVELSIGGQQFHGKGRTRQAAKHDAAAKALKVLQNEPLPEKPEFFPLKQVTKESGPPHMKSFVTKVSVGEFMGEGEGKSKKISKKNAAIAVLEELKKLPPLPTVEKMKPRIKKKTKSIVKLQTSPEYGQGMNPISRLAQIQQAKKEKEPEYMLITERGLPRRREFVMQVKVGVHTAEGMGTNKKVAKRNAAENMLELLGFKIPQPQPPKPALKTEEKTPVKKPGDGRKVTFFEPGSEETSTSNKEDEFRMPYLSHQQLPAGILPMVPEVAQAVGANQGHHTKEFNRAAPNPAKATVTAMIARELLYGGTSPTAETILKNNNSSGHVPHGPLTRPSEQLDYLSNVQGIQVEYKDFPKNNKNEFVSLINCSSQPPLISHGIGKDVESCHDMAALNILKLLSELDQQTTEMPRTGNGPMSVCVKQEMESDPLLKPANSNTLGQTLDSTA, encoded by the exons ATGTCTCAAGTTCAAATTCAGAATCCTTCTGCTGCCCTTGCAGGGAGCCAAATATTGAATAAAAACCCATCTCTTTCACAGCCTTTGAGTATTCCTTCCACTACTAGTTCTTTGCCCTCTGAAAATGCAGGTAGACCTATCCAAAACTCTGCTTTACCCTCTGCATCAGTCACATCCACCAATGCAGCTGCAG CTCCTTCAAACATGGCAAACCCCAAAGAGAAAACCCCGATGTGTCTTGTGAATGAGTTAGCCCGTTTCAACAAGATTCAGCCTGAGTATAAGCTGTTGAGTGAGCAAGGTCCAGCTCATTCTAAG GTGTTTACAGTGCAACTGACTCTTGGGGACCAACACTGGGAAGCTGAAGGAACTAGTATTAAAAAAGCGCAACATGCAGCAGCTGCCAAAGCTCTGGAAGGGACAAAATTCCCTAAGCCTACGGCTCGTCCATCTCGTAGTGAAGGCAAGAATCCAG aCAGTGTAACCCCCACAGTGGAGTTAAATGCACTTTGCATGAAGCTGGGGAAGAAACCTATGTACAAACCTATCGATCCTTATACAGGGATGAGATCCACTTACAACTATACTATGAGAGGTGGTACTTATCCTCCACG GTACTTTTACCCATTTCCTGTTGGGCCCTTACTTTATCAAGTTGAGCTTTCAATTGGAGGGCAGCAGTTTcatgggaaaggaagaacaagaCAAGCTGCTAAGCATGATGCAGCTGCTAAAGCACTGAAAGTTCTGCAGAATGAGCCCTTGCCTGAGAAACCAGAG TTTTTCCCTCTGAAACAGGTGACCAAGGAAAGTGGTCCTCCTCACATGAAGAGCTTTGTAACCAAGGTGTCAGTTGGAGAATTCATGGGTGAAGGTGAAGGAAAGAGCAAgaagatttcaaagaaaaatgccgCAATAGCAGTCctagaagaactgaaaaaactGCCACCCCTTCCTACAGTTGAGAAAATGAAGCCAcgaatcaaaaagaaaacaaaatcaatagtGAAG CTGCAAACAAGTCCAGAATATGGTCAAGGAATGAATCCCATTAGCAGACTTGCCCAGATACAGCAGGCCAAGAAAGAGAAGGAACCAGAGTACATGCTCATCACAGAACGTGGTCTTCCAAGGCGCAGGGAGTTTGTTATGCAG GTGAAAGTTGGTGTACACACAGCTGAAGGAATGGGCACGAACAAAAAAGTTGCTAAACGCAATGCAGCTGAAAATATGTTGGAACTTTTAGGTTTCAAAATCCCTCAACCTCAACCTCCAAAGCCAGCATTAAAGACAGAAGAGAAG ACACCAGTGAAGAAACCAGGTGACGGAAGAAAAGTAACCTTCTTTGAGCCGGGCTCTGAAGAGACTTCAACTA GTAATAAAGAAGATGAGTTTAGGATGCCTTATCTCAGCCATCAGCAGCTTCCTGCTGGAATCCTTCCCATGGTCCCTGAGGTTGCACAAGCTGTAGGAGCCAATCAAGGACACCACACCAAAGAGTTCAACAGGGCAGCCCCAAACCCTGCCAAGGCTACAGTAACAGCAATGATTGCTAGAGAGCTATTGTATGGTGGCACTTCTCCTACTGCTGAGACCATATTAAAGAATAACAACTCATCAGGCCACGTACCCCACGGACCACTTACTAGGCCCTCGGAGCAGCTGGACTACCTTTCCAATGTTCAAGGAATCCAG gttgAATATAAAGACTTTCCAAAAAATAACAAGAACGAGTTTGTATCTCTTATAAACTGTTCCTCTCAGCCACCACTGATCAGCCATGGGATTGGAAAGGATGTAGAATCTTGCCACGATATG GCTGcattgaatattttaaagttgcTGTCTGAGTTGGACCAACAAACCACAGAGATGCCAAGAACAGGAAATGGACCAATGTCTGT ATGTGTGAAACAAGAAATGGAAAGTGACCCTCTTCTCAAACCGGCTAACTCAAACACTTTGGGACAAACACTGGACAGCACTGCCTAA
- the STAU1 gene encoding double-stranded RNA-binding protein Staufen homolog 1 isoform X6 — protein sequence MSQVQIQNPSAALAGSQILNKNPSLSQPLSIPSTTSSLPSENAGRPIQNSALPSASVTSTNAAAAPSNMANPKEKTPMCLVNELARFNKIQPEYKLLSEQGPAHSKVFTVQLTLGDQHWEAEGTSIKKAQHAAAAKALEGTKFPKPTARPSRSEGKNPDSVTPTVELNALCMKLGKKPMYKPIDPYTGMRSTYNYTMRGGTYPPRYFYPFPVGPLLYQVELSIGGQQFHGKGRTRQAAKHDAAAKALKVLQNEPLPEKPEVTKESGPPHMKSFVTKVSVGEFMGEGEGKSKKISKKNAAIAVLEELKKLPPLPTVEKMKPRIKKKTKSIVKLQTSPEYGQGMNPISRLAQIQQAKKEKEPEYMLITERGLPRRREFVMQVKVGVHTAEGMGTNKKVAKRNAAENMLELLGFKIPQPQPPKPALKTEEKTPVKKPGDGRKVTFFEPGSEETSTSNKEDEFRMPYLSHQQLPAGILPMVPEVAQAVGANQGHHTKEFNRAAPNPAKATVTAMIARELLYGGTSPTAETILKNNNSSGHVPHGPLTRPSEQLDYLSNVQGIQVEYKDFPKNNKNEFVSLINCSSQPPLISHGIGKDVESCHDMAALNILKLLSELDQQTTEMPRTGNGPMSVCVKQEMESDPLLKPANSNTLGQTLDSTA from the exons ATGTCTCAAGTTCAAATTCAGAATCCTTCTGCTGCCCTTGCAGGGAGCCAAATATTGAATAAAAACCCATCTCTTTCACAGCCTTTGAGTATTCCTTCCACTACTAGTTCTTTGCCCTCTGAAAATGCAGGTAGACCTATCCAAAACTCTGCTTTACCCTCTGCATCAGTCACATCCACCAATGCAGCTGCAG CTCCTTCAAACATGGCAAACCCCAAAGAGAAAACCCCGATGTGTCTTGTGAATGAGTTAGCCCGTTTCAACAAGATTCAGCCTGAGTATAAGCTGTTGAGTGAGCAAGGTCCAGCTCATTCTAAG GTGTTTACAGTGCAACTGACTCTTGGGGACCAACACTGGGAAGCTGAAGGAACTAGTATTAAAAAAGCGCAACATGCAGCAGCTGCCAAAGCTCTGGAAGGGACAAAATTCCCTAAGCCTACGGCTCGTCCATCTCGTAGTGAAGGCAAGAATCCAG aCAGTGTAACCCCCACAGTGGAGTTAAATGCACTTTGCATGAAGCTGGGGAAGAAACCTATGTACAAACCTATCGATCCTTATACAGGGATGAGATCCACTTACAACTATACTATGAGAGGTGGTACTTATCCTCCACG GTACTTTTACCCATTTCCTGTTGGGCCCTTACTTTATCAAGTTGAGCTTTCAATTGGAGGGCAGCAGTTTcatgggaaaggaagaacaagaCAAGCTGCTAAGCATGATGCAGCTGCTAAAGCACTGAAAGTTCTGCAGAATGAGCCCTTGCCTGAGAAACCAGAG GTGACCAAGGAAAGTGGTCCTCCTCACATGAAGAGCTTTGTAACCAAGGTGTCAGTTGGAGAATTCATGGGTGAAGGTGAAGGAAAGAGCAAgaagatttcaaagaaaaatgccgCAATAGCAGTCctagaagaactgaaaaaactGCCACCCCTTCCTACAGTTGAGAAAATGAAGCCAcgaatcaaaaagaaaacaaaatcaatagtGAAG CTGCAAACAAGTCCAGAATATGGTCAAGGAATGAATCCCATTAGCAGACTTGCCCAGATACAGCAGGCCAAGAAAGAGAAGGAACCAGAGTACATGCTCATCACAGAACGTGGTCTTCCAAGGCGCAGGGAGTTTGTTATGCAG GTGAAAGTTGGTGTACACACAGCTGAAGGAATGGGCACGAACAAAAAAGTTGCTAAACGCAATGCAGCTGAAAATATGTTGGAACTTTTAGGTTTCAAAATCCCTCAACCTCAACCTCCAAAGCCAGCATTAAAGACAGAAGAGAAG ACACCAGTGAAGAAACCAGGTGACGGAAGAAAAGTAACCTTCTTTGAGCCGGGCTCTGAAGAGACTTCAACTA GTAATAAAGAAGATGAGTTTAGGATGCCTTATCTCAGCCATCAGCAGCTTCCTGCTGGAATCCTTCCCATGGTCCCTGAGGTTGCACAAGCTGTAGGAGCCAATCAAGGACACCACACCAAAGAGTTCAACAGGGCAGCCCCAAACCCTGCCAAGGCTACAGTAACAGCAATGATTGCTAGAGAGCTATTGTATGGTGGCACTTCTCCTACTGCTGAGACCATATTAAAGAATAACAACTCATCAGGCCACGTACCCCACGGACCACTTACTAGGCCCTCGGAGCAGCTGGACTACCTTTCCAATGTTCAAGGAATCCAG gttgAATATAAAGACTTTCCAAAAAATAACAAGAACGAGTTTGTATCTCTTATAAACTGTTCCTCTCAGCCACCACTGATCAGCCATGGGATTGGAAAGGATGTAGAATCTTGCCACGATATG GCTGcattgaatattttaaagttgcTGTCTGAGTTGGACCAACAAACCACAGAGATGCCAAGAACAGGAAATGGACCAATGTCTGT ATGTGTGAAACAAGAAATGGAAAGTGACCCTCTTCTCAAACCGGCTAACTCAAACACTTTGGGACAAACACTGGACAGCACTGCCTAA
- the STAU1 gene encoding double-stranded RNA-binding protein Staufen homolog 1 isoform X4, which translates to MSQVQIQNPSAALAGSQILNKNPSLSQPLSIPSTTSSLPSENAGRPIQNSALPSASVTSTNAAAAPSNMANPKEKTPMCLVNELARFNKIQPEYKLLSEQGPAHSKVFTVQLTLGDQHWEAEGTSIKKAQHAAAAKALEGTKFPKPTARPSRSEGKNPDSVTPTVELNALCMKLGKKPMYKPIDPYTGMRSTYNYTMRGGTYPPRYFYPFPVGPLLYQVELSIGGQQFHGKGRTRQAAKHDAAAKALKVLQNEPLPEKPEVNGKEPDDENLNKSEISQVFEIALKRNLPVNFEVTKESGPPHMKSFVTKVSVGEFMGEGEGKSKKISKKNAAIAVLEELKKLPPLPTVEKMKPRIKKKTKSIVKLQTSPEYGQGMNPISRLAQIQQAKKEKEPEYMLITERGLPRRREFVMQVKVGVHTAEGMGTNKKVAKRNAAENMLELLGFKIPQPQPPKPALKTEEKTPVKKPGDGRKVTFFEPGSEETSTSNKEDEFRMPYLSHQQLPAGILPMVPEVAQAVGANQGHHTKEFNRAAPNPAKATVTAMIARELLYGGTSPTAETILKNNNSSGHVPHGPLTRPSEQLDYLSNVQGIQVEYKDFPKNNKNEFVSLINCSSQPPLISHGIGKDVESCHDMAALNILKLLSELDQQTTEMPRTGNGPMSVNGK; encoded by the exons ATGTCTCAAGTTCAAATTCAGAATCCTTCTGCTGCCCTTGCAGGGAGCCAAATATTGAATAAAAACCCATCTCTTTCACAGCCTTTGAGTATTCCTTCCACTACTAGTTCTTTGCCCTCTGAAAATGCAGGTAGACCTATCCAAAACTCTGCTTTACCCTCTGCATCAGTCACATCCACCAATGCAGCTGCAG CTCCTTCAAACATGGCAAACCCCAAAGAGAAAACCCCGATGTGTCTTGTGAATGAGTTAGCCCGTTTCAACAAGATTCAGCCTGAGTATAAGCTGTTGAGTGAGCAAGGTCCAGCTCATTCTAAG GTGTTTACAGTGCAACTGACTCTTGGGGACCAACACTGGGAAGCTGAAGGAACTAGTATTAAAAAAGCGCAACATGCAGCAGCTGCCAAAGCTCTGGAAGGGACAAAATTCCCTAAGCCTACGGCTCGTCCATCTCGTAGTGAAGGCAAGAATCCAG aCAGTGTAACCCCCACAGTGGAGTTAAATGCACTTTGCATGAAGCTGGGGAAGAAACCTATGTACAAACCTATCGATCCTTATACAGGGATGAGATCCACTTACAACTATACTATGAGAGGTGGTACTTATCCTCCACG GTACTTTTACCCATTTCCTGTTGGGCCCTTACTTTATCAAGTTGAGCTTTCAATTGGAGGGCAGCAGTTTcatgggaaaggaagaacaagaCAAGCTGCTAAGCATGATGCAGCTGCTAAAGCACTGAAAGTTCTGCAGAATGAGCCCTTGCCTGAGAAACCAGAG GTTAACGGAAAAGAACCAGATGATGAAAATCtcaataaatctgaaataagcCAAGTTTTTGAGATTGCACTTAAAAGGAACTTGCCTGTGAATTTTGAg GTGACCAAGGAAAGTGGTCCTCCTCACATGAAGAGCTTTGTAACCAAGGTGTCAGTTGGAGAATTCATGGGTGAAGGTGAAGGAAAGAGCAAgaagatttcaaagaaaaatgccgCAATAGCAGTCctagaagaactgaaaaaactGCCACCCCTTCCTACAGTTGAGAAAATGAAGCCAcgaatcaaaaagaaaacaaaatcaatagtGAAG CTGCAAACAAGTCCAGAATATGGTCAAGGAATGAATCCCATTAGCAGACTTGCCCAGATACAGCAGGCCAAGAAAGAGAAGGAACCAGAGTACATGCTCATCACAGAACGTGGTCTTCCAAGGCGCAGGGAGTTTGTTATGCAG GTGAAAGTTGGTGTACACACAGCTGAAGGAATGGGCACGAACAAAAAAGTTGCTAAACGCAATGCAGCTGAAAATATGTTGGAACTTTTAGGTTTCAAAATCCCTCAACCTCAACCTCCAAAGCCAGCATTAAAGACAGAAGAGAAG ACACCAGTGAAGAAACCAGGTGACGGAAGAAAAGTAACCTTCTTTGAGCCGGGCTCTGAAGAGACTTCAACTA GTAATAAAGAAGATGAGTTTAGGATGCCTTATCTCAGCCATCAGCAGCTTCCTGCTGGAATCCTTCCCATGGTCCCTGAGGTTGCACAAGCTGTAGGAGCCAATCAAGGACACCACACCAAAGAGTTCAACAGGGCAGCCCCAAACCCTGCCAAGGCTACAGTAACAGCAATGATTGCTAGAGAGCTATTGTATGGTGGCACTTCTCCTACTGCTGAGACCATATTAAAGAATAACAACTCATCAGGCCACGTACCCCACGGACCACTTACTAGGCCCTCGGAGCAGCTGGACTACCTTTCCAATGTTCAAGGAATCCAG gttgAATATAAAGACTTTCCAAAAAATAACAAGAACGAGTTTGTATCTCTTATAAACTGTTCCTCTCAGCCACCACTGATCAGCCATGGGATTGGAAAGGATGTAGAATCTTGCCACGATATG GCTGcattgaatattttaaagttgcTGTCTGAGTTGGACCAACAAACCACAGAGATGCCAAGAACAGGAAATGGACCAATGTCTGT AAATGGAAAGTGA